The region GGGATTCCGTACGCGGTGCTCGTGATGGCGGTCGTCGCCGTCGTCTTCGCGATCGTGCTCGGACGGACCGCGTACGGCCGGTACGTGCTCGCGCTCGGCGGCAACGAGGAAGCGGCGCGGCTGGCCGGGATCGACACCGGCCGGGTCAAGACGCTGGTCTACGTGATCTCCGGCGGGTGCGCGGCGCTGGCGGGGCTGCTGCTGGTCGCGCGCTTCGGCTCCGGCGCGCCGCAGAACGGCACCGGCTACGAGCTGCAGGCGATCGCGGCGGTCGTCGTCGGCGGCACCTCGCTGATGGGCGGTCGCGGCACGATCGTGGGAACGTTCTTCGGCGCCCTCCTGATCGGCGTGCTGAACAACGTGATGAACCTGTTGCGCGTCGAGTCGTACACCCAGCTCATCGTCCTCGGCGCGGTGATCCTACTCGCGGTCGTGCTCGATCAGCTCCGGAAAGTGTATCTAGCCGCACGCTGAGCGGGACGCCGCCCTGGCCCGCGGAAACCGTTCCAAGCAACCGCTCGACGGCTCTTCCCGCCGCGCGGCCCGCGCCAGAGTTGCTCGGCAAGTACTTCCTCCCGCGCACGATCGACAAGCTGCGCGCGGACCTTCCCGGCGGCTCAATGGGCCGTACCTGAATGAGCCGCGGAATCAGCGCGTACCTCTGCCGCCCGCGGTGGAGCGGACATGGATGAGGTGCGAGCGGTGATCATCACCGCGGACGGGGATGACGTGGTGGCGTGGCTGCAGCAACGCGACGACCGGAAGAGGTTGAAAAGACGAACGCAAGCTGGAGTCGCTGACGATCCAGCGGTCGTCGCCAGGAGATCGCGAGACAGTGCGGCATCATGATCCGATCCTGGCTCGACGCCCGGAGCTCGTCATCTCTTTGGATATTTCCGGGCGGACGCCGTGGAAACTTACGAATCGTATCGGTAGCCCATTCATGCGGCGCACGGAGCTGTAACCGTGCTGTAACGCACGTTCGTGTATCGTTATTATTCGTTGTGGTTGCTTCCTGGAGGACGCGGAAATGCCTTGGTCCACAAATCTCAGCGTTCGCTATCATCAGCAGAACACGGACAAGCTGTGCGGACCTGCTAGCGCGATGATGGTACTTCATTCGATCGATGGCCAGACCGTACAAGAAGATGAGCTTTGGGGCAAACTGAAGTCAAGCATCGGCGGTTGGAACACCAATCCGTGGAGTCTCGAGGCCGGGCTCAACCGCTATGCCCCTCAGCGGTTCGTGGGCCGCTTTCGCGCCGTACCGGGAAATAACCAGAATGATGCAAACTCGCGGGTCGTCGGAGCCTTGCTCGCGCAGGAGCCCGTACCACCCGTCGTTCTCGTTTTCGGAAAGGCGCACTGGGTGGTCGTTACCAATGTGAACCTAGCGGCGATGCCAAACGGTGACGCGCTGATGGTCCTCGGGTACTACATCCACTGCCCCACCGTGTCGCCGTTGAACCCGCCTAGGCTGCACGGCGATAACGATCTGTGTGCCACGGGTTCCACCTTTGGTAGCACTGATGCCTATCAGTACGTCAGCTATCCGGCTTGGCAAGACGAATACTTCAACGGCTATTACGATGGTAGGGAATTTAAGTTCGTCACCGTTGCGATCGACGATAGTTCTGTGCTACCCGAAATCTCACGCCTCTCCGAACGCACTGAACGATTGCGTCTCTATGGCTACGACGCTGCGTACCTTAGCGAATTCGTCAACCCCAAGGTCGCCGCGGACGACGCGCTAGCCGCGATCACTAGTCATGGTCTTGGCGACCATGGACCGTTGCAGAGCGCCCTTCATGACCTTACGGCAGCCGGCGAACCGGAACTCGTCACGCGTGTCGACGTGCTTAGGTGGACATACTATGTTGTCCCACTTCTTCGCGGCGACCGCGTCGTCGGAGTGGCGCGCATGAACGCGCTCACCAGTGCTTTCATGGGAGCGTCTGCGACCCCAGACGGAGTTTACCACATTCTTAGCTCTGCAACGCTCAAAAAGGAGTTGCCCGCCGGATACGTCGCAACCGGCCTTGTGTGGGCTCCGTGCCGCGAGTCAAGGTCGCAGTATCACCCGCTCCGCCGCATTCGCGGACCAGCCGGCTGCGGTTTTCTCGACCAGCGTGGCGTCTATCATGAGTCGCTCACGCCGCTGACGAGCGGCGGCTGAGTGATTGCGAAGCGCCGGTTCTCGGAGTCGTAGTCGCAGGCTCGAAGACGATTTCGCGCGTTGAACCGCATCTTAAGGGCAGTGTTTGGAATGTCGACCACGACGCTGCCGGCGACAACGTGAGCTTCGACCCAGACGTAGGCGCAGTGCGCGGTTGCAAAGTTTGCCCTGCAATTGGGCGCCAGCGCGACGGCGTTAAGTGGCCGTCGAAAACTGGTTGCGTTGACGGTTGCAGATTGGAGCAGTCCGAATACAGCGATGCGTTCACATTCATTTCGAACGTCGTACTGACCTGGCGGTAGGCGGTCGTCGGTTTGCGGTGGACCGAAGCCGTAGTCCCCGTACGAGTAGAGATGCCGGTGTGCCGCCGGGTACACGGTGTGCCTCGGTTCGATAATCGCGTCAGCTCGAAGCGGCGTCTCCGATGCGAATAGGCCGTAGGTATCGGTCCATTTGATCCAAATGGCCGCCAGCGGCGGTAGCACGATCCAGGCCAGGTTGGGACGACGAGCCCCCACGGGCCTCGCTATGACGATCGAGGAGCCGGTCTCTGAAAGCTTTGCGCGGCCTTCGGGATCGGTCCTAATCGTAAGGCTGTACGTGCATGCCATGGCTAGGATAATGCGTCAACCGCGTTACGGGCTGGTTAATCGGCCCGGAACGAGAACGGTTATCGGTAACCGTCCGTCGTACAGAGCAGAATGGTGCTTAGTCCGGAGCGGAGTGACTACAGCAATGGTGCATTCGGGTGGTCCGAAACTGATGGAGACGATCGCCGAACGTTCTCCGCGTATTCTCGCGGTCTGGGGGCCGGCCGGGTACCGCAAAAACGCGCTGCTGCGCGGGCTTGCGGCTCGAATGGATCGCCTCGTAATATGTACGGTTCCGGCGCCCGCCGAGGGACAGGATCTAAGCCGCGCGGTACTGGAAGCGCTCGTATCCCGTAGTCGTACCCGCGCCGCGCGCTGGGCTGCGGGGCGACTGGCGCAGCCCAGAGAGTTCGCGTCGATGGCAGCCCGGGAAGCGTTGCGCCGAGAATGGCCGCTTGTCGACGGGTCTGAGCTCTTCGTGTTGCGCGACGTCGGGGGCTCCATCGCAACGCCGGCCGGGTTGGACCTTGTCGAAGAACTCGTCGCTTCGCTACCCGCGGGTCGCACGTTGGCCGTGACGACCCGAATTTCGCTGCCGCCGGCGCTCACCCAGATCGTCGACGCGCACCGTTCGCTAACGATTACGCCAGCCGAGTTGGCACTCTCGCGCAATGCGGTGGACGACCTAGCGCGTCAGGCGGGTCTCTCGCAACCGAGTGCGGAGCAGATTTATGAAATTGCTCACGGCTGGCCACTCGTTTCCCGCCTCTTGATCCGTTTGGTGGCCGCCGAGCCGTCCTTAAAATTGGAGATGGCGCGTAGCCTTACGGCCGCCGCGCTCCTCGCATTCGCGGCGCACCGAACGGTGGCATCATTGGAGGACAGCGTTCGGGATGCGGTTGCCGTCTCGGCGGTGCTCCATGGCGCGACACAATTGGAACTGATGCGAGTCTTGGGCGGAAACTGCGATGATGTTGTCTTTAGCCAGCTACTCGCTCTTCCGTTCGTCGAGCTAGAAGCGGAACGTGCGATCATACACCCTGAGATCGCTTGCTTGATGCTGCAGAGGTTCAGGTCCGTCGTCATACCGCTCTATGAACAGGTCCTTCACGCCCTGAGCGGTGACGGCGCGTATGCGGAGGCTGCTCGAATCGCGGTCGATGGCGGTGATATCATTCGCGCAGCTGCAATCCTGGACGCTGCGCCGCCTTACACTGCCGCTCGCGTTCCGCTCGAGGATTACGAACGAGTATTGGACCGCCTCGATCGTGATCTGGTCACCCGCTTTCCGAATGTTTGGCTCGCTACGATTCCGTATCGAGCGTTTTCCGTTGACCGTGCAACTTACATCCGCGAGGCGGAGACGGTGTACTATTGCTTGCCGCGAACGGCGACCGACGAGCAGCGCGCCGTGGTATTGATTCACCTCGCGTCCGCATATGCCAACGTCGGTCGGGCCTCGGAGAGTGACCAGCTTCTGGAAGAGGCATTGAACGGATTTGCCCACGAGCCGTCATCGGCCCGCGCGACGCTGCTGACGTTCAGCGCAACGCTCCGCGGTATCGAGGGGCGTTTCGTCCTGGCTCGTGCTCAGGCAGCTGAAGCGGCATCCATTTCGGCTCCAGACTTCGTCTTCGGCGAGAACCAGACGCTGCATTATATCGAGGCCCATGAAGCAGCGTTTCGCGGGCGCTACGGGCGCTCACTCGTCATGTTTGATGAGCTGATGCGGAGAATGACACGCGAGGATCTGCCGCTTTATTTGGCATACGCGGCGACCAACGGTGCCTTCATCGCCTGGATAAGCGGCGACGACGAGCGGTTCGAGCGGTACGTCTCAATCCTCGAGGACCGCCTCACGCCAGGGATCGAACGCGGTTTTGCTCCGATGGTAGACGCGGCGCGCGGCCGTGTGCCGCAAATCGACGAGCGCTATCCTTGGCCGGTCTTGGCCGCCATAGCTCACCTCTATCGAGTCGGCGAGGCATCGGTCGAGTCCGACGCCCTTTCATCGGCATGGGCAGCGGTGCATGCCGCCGACGAACGACGCGATCCATACGCGCAGATCTTCGCGCATACGGCGGTGTTCGTACTCGACAGAGCTTCACGGGCTGAGCAGAGCGCGAAGCTTCTCACCATCGCTAACTCCGTAGAAAGCCCCGAGTTGCAATTCGCAATTCGCGAGTTAATTGCCGAGAAAGGCCAGCGGGGATTTTAGAACCCTTCATTCGGCTGCGAGTGCTGCGTGATCGTCAGTTGCGTGATCCGCGGCTAGTCGTCGAGCTGATTGGGGCCCGTGTCACGCGAGATCGCCAGCCGCTCAAGCTCACCGACAAGGAACTCGAATTTCTGACGTTGCTTGGTTCAGCTCACGGATCGATATCGCGCGACCGCATCGGCGAGACTCTTTGGGGTCATCTTGACCCTGAGGAGTGGCCAAATAATATCAAGGTGACTCTTTCTCGGCTTCGCACAAAGCTGGGAGTACGTGACGCCGTCCTTTCTTCGAACGGAGGATATCGGCTCGGGCCGAAGATTGAAGTCGATCTTCGCCGAGCCGAAGCCCTCGTTAGAGATACTGCGAGCGCGCTTCTCGACGAGGCCGGTCGAGACGCGCTTAGACGCATTGTCATGGCGTATAGGAGTGGTTCCGCCGCGCGATACGAGCGCTTCCCGTGGGCACAGTCTTTTTTGGTTCGCATCCAGGATGTGGTCTGTACCGCCGGCCTGATGCTCGCGAAGGATGCTCTGCGCCGAAGCTCGATCCACGAGGCTCTCACGGAAGCAAGGGCGGTTACTGACGTGGACTCCTTAAATGAAAGCGCTTGTGAGCTCACGATTCGCGCTTACCTTACGCTCGATGATGTTGACGCCGCCCGCCGCGAGTTCAGGCGCTACGCTGCCGTCCTCGAGTCTGAGCTGGCAACCGCGCCCGCTCCACATTTGGCCGCGCTCGCGCAAGAGCCCCTGCGGAACCCGAAACTAGTCGGGTCTTACGGACCGCTCGGCGGAACGACACCGGAGCCGATCGGTCCTGCGAGGCTTCCCCCATTGCCGTAGTAGATTGTCATCGCATCGAAGTCGAGGTACTTCTTCCCAAGCGGAACGTCGACGAAGTAACCGCGTACCGATCCATCCGCAGTCACCTTCGAACCCAAGATAACGAGACCGAGCTGGCCATCGTTCGTATTTACGTACTTGTCCGCCGGCTGTTCCAGAACCAACGTCGCCGACGATAAATCGCTTGCCAGGGCTAACGAATATCCAATCCGCGCACCTTTGTACTGGGCTCCGATCGGAGTGAACGTCAATTTTTGCGTGCCATCTAATGTCCCTAGGACGGTGATAGAACTGATCGTACCGGGGGTCTTAGTGTACGTGCTCGGCGCAAAGAAATCGAAGAGGACCTCGATCTTTCCGCTCCCTGGCGGATTTTCGTCAGCGTGGCAGAACAAAGGGTTCCCGTCGTAGGTCGTGATGTTCGAGGTTCCACCGAAGGAGTCGTTGGTGAACCCGTCGAGATGAATCTGATTCAGCTTGATTTGCAACGGCAACTGGGCCATGATAAAATATCCTTTTCGCGAACAGCGAGTGTGAATTGTACATCGATCGGGGAGGTGTTAGTGTCAGCCCGCGGAACTGACTACCGGTGAAGTTGGAGAAATCTCGTTGCGATTGATGCCGCGACATCGTTTCCGTGGGTAGCGATTACGGCCATCGCGACCTTATCGCGCTGCAGCGCTATGCAGGCCTGACAAATGGAGGCAGACGGCGGCAGGCGGTATCCGGGGAGATGCTTGGCGACGAACTCTGAGATGCCGGCAGGACCGGCGACGTGGAGCCAGGCGTGAAGAAGGTCCGTGGGCGCGGACGTCATGACTTCGTCCAGCGGACGGTTCGCCACCGAACCGATCTCCAGTAGCGGCAACTCCTCCAACGGGAAGCCGCAACACGCCGTCAGTCGTTGGTCGGGTGTGACCGAGATAATCGTCAAGATTTGTGGACACCCGCCATGTTGATAGCCCGCGTCGTGCATTAGGATTCGATTATGGCTGAGCCGCGCATTTCCGCGGCCGCCGGCATCGGAGATCCATGGATCATGTGCGATGGCCACGACCCCTTCAGTGATCTGTTGCGCGAGTTCTGTGCGGATGATCGAATCATCGAAGTCGGACTGGTCGCATCGTTCGACCGAAATACGGGTTGAAATCCCGGCGGCCGACGCTGCTCGGGCGGCGTGTATGACTCGCTCAACCGGAATGAACTGCTGATGAAACGTCCCGGTTGAGAGCATTAGCTCATCGAGCCCCGATGTGGCGAGGCGGGTGGCGCGCTTTGCGGCAGCGTACGCGTTGACCGCCCAATATCCGTTACTGATTGCACGCGTATCGAACTCGACTTGATGTGCATGTGCGATCAGGGCGTCAAGATCGTTGCCGAGTAGAAAGCACTCGCCGCCGGTGAACACAACGCGCTCGATCGTTGGTAGTCGCTTCGCCTCTTCGATGAGAGCATGAATTCTCGGTACGGGAATGGATGTGGTCGCTTTGGGGCTTGCGCCAATGCAGCAGTGGTCGCACGCTGCAGTGCAGCGGCGCGTTGTCAAGATCGACAGGATGCGGGGAGACGCGATCATCATGCTATTGGGCTGCTTCGATGTCCGCGCCGAGCGCCTCTTCATCTGTGATGAGTATGTCCAGCGGACCCGCGATCGATCGGTCACCGTCCGAGTGCTCCGGCAGGAAGTAAAGCACGATCGGCTTGTCCTTAGTGTAAGGCGTCGACAAAGCGATGGTTCCGTAGTGGACGCCCCCGAAAACGAACGTCATTGACCTCAGGACGTTGTCATAACGCCGTCGACTTTCAAGATGTGTGACGGTTGCTGAAGTGCGCGAGCATTCCGATGCGGTGCGATTGAGGTTCGCGTTGTCGGTCATCGTGTGTACCCCCTGATCCACGATGAGCTTCGGCCATGGCGGTTACAAGCAGGTTACTGTATGCGACAGCCTGCGGCGCTCCCAGTCGCCGTTGTTGAGCCGCAGGGTCGTGATCGCCGCGCGCACCAACCAGCCTGCGGTCCAGCCGAGCGGCACGGCCCAGAGTCCCAGGTGCAGCAGGCGGATGCCAGACGCGGTTCCGCCGACGGCGACGAGCGTCGTCACGATCCCCATCGCCATGACGAACCTCGTGTCGCCGGCGCCGCGGATCGGCGCGAGAGCCGTCATCGCATAGCCTTTCAGCGGCAGCGTTATCCCGACGTGCGCGGCGAGCGGCGCCGCGGCGATTGAGGCCAGCTTGGGGCTCAGCGTGCAGATCGCCGCTAACGGCCAAGCGAGCGCCGCGACCAGCGCGCCGACGGCTAGGCATACCAGCACCGCGATCCGCGTCGCGGCGCGCTGGAATGCCTTCCCACCCGCGTAGTCGCGCGCGCCGATCCGCTGGCCCAGCACCACCTCGGAGGCGTCCCCGAGGGCGCCCGGCAGCGCCCACGTGATGTCGCTGACGAGGCTCAGCGCGCGGAACGCCGCGACCGTCTCCGTCCCGGCCGGCGCCAGCAGCGCGATCGTCGCCGGCTCCGGCGCGATCTGCAGCACCAGGAAGACGAACTCCGGCCAACTCAGCGCCGCGGTCAGCGCGACCAGCCCGCGGTCGATCGACCACGACGCGAAGATCCCCAGCTCCGGGTGCTTGCGCGCTTGGCCGATCATGTACGCCAGCCCGACGATTTCCGCGATCAGCGACGAGACGCCCGCGCCAGTCAGCCCGAACGGCCGGTGGGTCCCGAAGCCGAGCGCCAGCACGAACACCAACGGCACGTGCACCGCGTTGATTGCCAACAGCAGCCGCAGCGTCGGCTTCGAGTCGCCGGCCGTCGCGAACGCCACCGCGATCATCCCGCTGCACACCATCGGGATCAGGCACGCGCACCGCAGCATCA is a window of Candidatus Eremiobacterota bacterium DNA encoding:
- a CDS encoding winged helix-turn-helix domain-containing protein, coding for MLRDRQLRDPRLVVELIGARVTRDRQPLKLTDKELEFLTLLGSAHGSISRDRIGETLWGHLDPEEWPNNIKVTLSRLRTKLGVRDAVLSSNGGYRLGPKIEVDLRRAEALVRDTASALLDEAGRDALRRIVMAYRSGSAARYERFPWAQSFLVRIQDVVCTAGLMLAKDALRRSSIHEALTEARAVTDVDSLNESACELTIRAYLTLDDVDAARREFRRYAAVLESELATAPAPHLAALAQEPLRNPKLVGSYGPLGGTTPEPIGPARLPPLP
- a CDS encoding radical SAM protein, translating into MMIASPRILSILTTRRCTAACDHCCIGASPKATTSIPVPRIHALIEEAKRLPTIERVVFTGGECFLLGNDLDALIAHAHQVEFDTRAISNGYWAVNAYAAAKRATRLATSGLDELMLSTGTFHQQFIPVERVIHAARAASAAGISTRISVERCDQSDFDDSIIRTELAQQITEGVVAIAHDPWISDAGGRGNARLSHNRILMHDAGYQHGGCPQILTIISVTPDQRLTACCGFPLEELPLLEIGSVANRPLDEVMTSAPTDLLHAWLHVAGPAGISEFVAKHLPGYRLPPSASICQACIALQRDKVAMAVIATHGNDVAASIATRFLQLHR